The Blastococcus sp. HT6-4 genome window below encodes:
- a CDS encoding PaaI family thioesterase: MPLDSPGPRVQAVLDIPLHRFLGVQLRDERDLAAGIRFPVGEAAQNPAGMLHGGVVYALLDVASFLALLPQLGADEHAVTHDVSASLLRPVRAGATVEVTATVLRRGRAVAFLRAEATVDGELVATGQVTKTVVGPR; this comes from the coding sequence ATGCCCCTCGACTCGCCCGGCCCCCGCGTGCAGGCCGTCCTCGACATCCCGCTGCACCGGTTCCTCGGCGTGCAGCTGCGCGACGAGCGCGACCTCGCGGCCGGGATCCGGTTCCCCGTCGGGGAGGCCGCGCAGAACCCGGCCGGGATGCTGCACGGCGGGGTCGTCTACGCGCTCCTCGACGTGGCCTCGTTCCTGGCGCTGCTGCCGCAGCTCGGCGCGGACGAGCACGCGGTCACCCACGACGTCTCGGCCTCGCTGCTGCGGCCGGTCCGCGCCGGGGCGACCGTGGAGGTCACCGCCACCGTCCTCCGCCGGGGGCGGGCGGTGGCCTTCCTGCGGGCGGAGGCGACCGTCGACGGCGAGCTCGTCGCCACCGGCCAGGTCACGAAGACCGTCGTCGGCCCCCGCTGA
- a CDS encoding carboxyl transferase domain-containing protein — translation MTTVQAAPTLPTPDPRDPEDRLRRFFDAASMQQLGPRDDSGVLAARGTVSGSPAIAFCTDATVMGGAMGVDGCRHIVDAIDTALREHVPVVGIWHSGGARLAEGVTALHAVGEVFAAMVRASGRVPQISVVLGPAAGGAAYGPALTDLVIMGPAGRVFVTGPEVVRSVTGENVDMESLGGPDTHGRRSGVVHVVTESEATALETARLAVDLLAAQGRFAPAAEERSLDLGAFLPEQTNRAYDVKPLVSAVLDEPGLELHPRFAPNVVTTLGRLAGRTVGVIANNPLRLGGCLDSASAEKAARFVRMCDAFGVPLVVLVDVPGYLPGVGQEWDGVVRRGAKLLHAFAEAVVPRVTLVTRKSYGGAYIAMNSRSLGATAVFAWPGAEVAVMGAKAAVGILHRKKLAAAPPGEREALHAQLAEEHERIAGGVNRALQIGVVDEVVEPARTRQRLIEALAAAPLGRGAHGNIPL, via the coding sequence GTGACGACCGTCCAGGCCGCACCGACGCTGCCCACCCCCGACCCCCGCGACCCGGAGGACCGCCTCCGGCGGTTCTTCGACGCGGCGTCGATGCAGCAGCTCGGCCCGCGCGACGACTCCGGGGTGCTCGCCGCCCGCGGCACCGTCTCCGGCAGCCCGGCGATCGCCTTCTGCACCGACGCCACGGTCATGGGCGGCGCCATGGGCGTCGACGGCTGCCGGCACATCGTCGACGCGATCGACACCGCCCTGCGGGAGCACGTCCCGGTCGTCGGCATCTGGCACTCCGGCGGAGCGCGGTTGGCCGAGGGCGTCACGGCGCTGCACGCGGTCGGGGAGGTCTTCGCCGCCATGGTGCGGGCCTCCGGCCGGGTGCCGCAGATCTCGGTGGTGCTCGGACCGGCCGCCGGTGGCGCCGCCTACGGCCCGGCGCTCACCGACCTGGTGATCATGGGCCCCGCCGGCCGGGTCTTCGTGACCGGCCCGGAGGTCGTCCGCTCGGTCACCGGTGAGAACGTCGACATGGAGAGCCTGGGCGGCCCGGACACCCACGGGCGGCGCAGCGGCGTGGTGCACGTGGTCACCGAGTCCGAGGCCACCGCCCTGGAGACCGCCCGGCTCGCCGTCGACCTGCTGGCCGCCCAGGGCAGGTTCGCCCCGGCCGCGGAGGAGCGCAGCCTCGACCTCGGCGCGTTCCTGCCCGAGCAGACCAACCGTGCCTACGACGTCAAGCCGCTCGTCTCCGCGGTGCTGGACGAGCCCGGTCTGGAGCTGCACCCGCGCTTCGCACCCAACGTCGTCACCACCCTCGGCCGGCTGGCCGGGCGGACGGTCGGCGTCATCGCCAACAACCCGCTGCGGCTGGGGGGCTGCCTGGACTCCGCGTCGGCGGAGAAGGCGGCCCGGTTCGTGCGCATGTGCGACGCGTTCGGCGTCCCGCTGGTCGTGCTGGTCGACGTCCCCGGCTACCTGCCGGGCGTCGGGCAGGAGTGGGACGGCGTCGTGCGCCGCGGGGCCAAGCTGCTGCACGCGTTCGCCGAGGCCGTTGTCCCGCGGGTGACGCTCGTGACGCGGAAGTCCTACGGCGGCGCCTACATCGCCATGAACTCCCGCTCGCTCGGCGCGACCGCCGTGTTCGCGTGGCCGGGCGCGGAGGTGGCGGTCATGGGCGCGAAGGCGGCCGTCGGCATCCTGCACCGCAAGAAGCTCGCCGCCGCCCCTCCCGGGGAGCGGGAGGCGCTGCACGCGCAGCTGGCCGAGGAGCACGAGCGGATCGCCGGCGGGGTGAACCGGGCGCTGCAGATCGGCGTCGTCGACGAGGTGGTGGAGCCGGCCCGCACCCGGCAGCGGCTGATCGAGGCGCTGGCGGCGGCCCCGCTCGGCCGGGGCGCGCACGGCAACATCCCGCTCTGA
- a CDS encoding hydroxyacid-oxoacid transhydrogenase, with product MTSTVPGTPESVFTYGAPQLKFGSGASDEIGYDLSRYGVRRVLVITDPGVAATGHPQRVAEQMAQFGIEARVYDGVHVEPTDVSLVAAIDEARASGPWDAFVAVGGGSSIDTAKAINLLTTNPGELMDYVNLPVGKGQAPPEPLKPLIAVPTTTGTGAESTTICVMDVLSLKVKTGISHARLRPTLAVIDPDLTRSQPSGVTAASGMDILCHALESYTARWYTTYEHKTPEQRVPYCGSNPISDMWSEKALSLLAGSFRTAVRNGDDVQARSDMAIAATFAGMGFGNAGVHIPHANAYPIAGQVKDFHPKDYPAGEAMVPHGMSVALTAPEAFRFTFEASPERHVRAAELLAPGADRPSDLAEFLPTVLADLMRDIDIPNGVGAVGFDEGDIPDLVDGAMKQQRLLATCPRAVTEDDLAGIFRRSMALW from the coding sequence ATGACCAGCACCGTGCCCGGCACCCCGGAGTCGGTCTTCACCTACGGCGCACCGCAGCTGAAGTTCGGCAGCGGCGCCTCCGACGAGATCGGCTACGACCTCAGCCGGTACGGCGTGCGCCGGGTGCTGGTGATCACCGATCCGGGGGTGGCGGCGACCGGCCACCCGCAGCGGGTCGCCGAGCAGATGGCGCAGTTCGGGATCGAGGCGCGGGTCTACGACGGCGTCCACGTCGAGCCGACCGACGTCAGCCTGGTGGCGGCCATCGACGAGGCCCGGGCGTCGGGTCCGTGGGACGCGTTCGTCGCCGTCGGCGGCGGGTCGAGCATCGACACCGCCAAGGCGATCAACCTGCTGACGACCAACCCGGGCGAGCTGATGGACTACGTCAACCTGCCGGTGGGCAAGGGGCAGGCGCCGCCGGAGCCGCTCAAGCCGTTGATCGCGGTGCCGACGACGACGGGCACCGGGGCGGAGAGCACCACGATCTGCGTGATGGACGTCCTCTCGCTGAAGGTGAAGACCGGCATCAGCCACGCGCGGCTGCGGCCCACGCTGGCCGTCATCGACCCCGACCTGACGCGCAGCCAGCCCTCCGGCGTGACGGCGGCGTCCGGCATGGACATCCTGTGCCACGCGCTGGAGAGCTACACCGCCCGCTGGTACACCACCTACGAGCACAAGACGCCGGAGCAGCGGGTGCCCTACTGCGGCTCCAACCCGATCTCGGACATGTGGTCGGAGAAGGCGCTGTCCCTGCTGGCCGGGTCGTTCCGCACCGCCGTCCGCAACGGCGACGACGTGCAGGCGCGCTCGGACATGGCGATCGCTGCCACCTTCGCCGGCATGGGCTTCGGCAACGCCGGCGTGCACATCCCGCACGCCAACGCCTACCCGATCGCCGGGCAGGTGAAGGACTTCCACCCCAAGGACTACCCGGCCGGCGAGGCGATGGTCCCGCACGGGATGTCGGTGGCGCTGACCGCGCCGGAGGCCTTCCGGTTCACCTTCGAGGCGTCCCCGGAGCGGCACGTCCGCGCCGCCGAGCTGCTCGCGCCGGGGGCGGACCGTCCCTCGGACCTCGCGGAGTTCCTGCCCACCGTGCTCGCCGACCTGATGCGGGACATCGACATCCCCAACGGCGTCGGCGCGGTCGGGTTCGACGAGGGCGACATCCCCGACCTCGTCGACGGCGCGATGAAGCAGCAGCGGCTGCTGGCCACCTGCCCTCGAGCGGTCACCGAGGACGACCTCGCCGGCATCTTCCGGCGGTCGATGGCGCTGTGGTGA
- a CDS encoding beta-ketoacyl-[acyl-carrier-protein] synthase family protein, whose product MSSPSTTDVVVTGLGATTPLGGDVATTWEALLAGRSGVSRITDDWVKEFPAQLVARLAADPAEQIDRVRARRLDRSQQVAVIAAEQAWADSGAADSGVDPVRIAVVFGTGIGGALTLLGQDDVLEAKGPKRVSPFTIPMLMPNGPAAAVGLAVGARGGVHAPVSACASGAEAIRWGLDLLRFDRADIVLVGGAEACVHPLPMAGFAAMRAMSTRNDEPERASRPFDKSRDGFVLGEGAAALVLERADSAAARGARVHARVAGAGATADGYDLVAPHPEGEGAGRAITAALRDADLSPADIGHVNAHATSTPVGDTAEAAAIRSSLGEHVLVSATKSQTGHLLGAAGALESVFAILALREQIVPATANLDDPDDDPAVQALDIVRREPRRATLRAAVNDSFGFGGHNIALVFTTA is encoded by the coding sequence ATGAGCAGCCCGTCCACCACCGACGTCGTCGTCACCGGCCTCGGTGCCACCACGCCGCTCGGCGGCGACGTGGCCACCACCTGGGAGGCCCTCCTCGCCGGCCGCTCCGGCGTCAGCCGGATCACCGACGACTGGGTCAAGGAGTTCCCGGCGCAGCTGGTCGCCCGCCTCGCGGCCGACCCCGCCGAGCAGATCGACCGGGTGCGCGCCCGCCGCCTGGACCGCAGCCAGCAGGTCGCGGTGATCGCCGCCGAGCAGGCGTGGGCCGACTCGGGGGCCGCCGACTCCGGCGTCGACCCCGTGCGGATCGCGGTGGTGTTCGGCACCGGCATCGGCGGTGCGCTCACCCTGCTCGGCCAGGACGACGTCCTGGAGGCGAAGGGCCCCAAGCGGGTCTCGCCGTTCACCATCCCGATGCTCATGCCCAACGGGCCGGCCGCCGCGGTCGGCCTGGCCGTCGGCGCCAGGGGCGGCGTGCACGCGCCGGTCAGCGCCTGCGCATCCGGCGCCGAGGCCATCCGCTGGGGGCTGGACCTCCTGCGGTTCGACCGCGCCGACATCGTCCTGGTCGGCGGCGCCGAGGCCTGCGTCCACCCCCTGCCGATGGCCGGCTTCGCCGCCATGCGGGCGATGTCCACCCGCAACGACGAGCCCGAGCGCGCCTCGCGGCCGTTCGACAAGAGCCGCGACGGGTTCGTGCTGGGCGAGGGCGCCGCCGCGCTGGTGCTCGAGCGCGCCGACTCGGCCGCCGCCCGGGGGGCCCGCGTGCACGCCCGGGTGGCCGGCGCCGGCGCCACCGCCGACGGCTACGACCTGGTCGCCCCGCACCCGGAGGGCGAGGGCGCGGGCCGGGCGATCACCGCCGCGCTCCGCGACGCCGACCTCTCCCCCGCCGACATCGGCCACGTCAACGCGCACGCCACCTCCACCCCGGTCGGCGACACCGCCGAGGCCGCGGCGATCCGCTCCTCCCTCGGCGAGCACGTGCTGGTCAGCGCCACCAAGAGCCAGACCGGCCACCTGCTCGGCGCCGCCGGCGCGCTGGAGTCGGTGTTCGCCATCCTCGCGCTGCGCGAGCAGATCGTCCCCGCGACGGCCAACCTCGACGACCCCGACGACGACCCCGCCGTACAGGCCCTGGACATCGTCCGCCGCGAGCCGCGCCGGGCCACGCTCCGCGCGGCCGTCAACGACTCCTTCGGCTTCGGCGGGCACAACATCGCGCTGGTCTTCACGACCGCCTGA
- a CDS encoding peptidoglycan DD-metalloendopeptidase family protein: MATLHHLHHPTGPTRTTGRFRRTGRRAAALTALLAVPWLGAGPALAAPGAAVDVQSEHDRVAAEVAGIEQRVREAEDRLQQMTLEAEEASGTVLATQAALATAQQHAEATAAELAAVRAVVARTQDDVATLGREAYMGGDESLSEMEMVLDADGPGELLQQAATLDLLGEQRARTLEEMRVVEAREAQLDREARAAVAERDAAARAAHEAQVAADALLAEAQADFDALAAEKAALDGQLRDAEIRLLSVQGTADPVATWDQREAAEQTVSTLSAAGGGIAPTQGRVTSCYGARWGTMHLGLDIAAPIGTPVLAPESGVVLQAGPASGFGLAVAIQHPDGAITVYGHVNQFFVNPGEVVGAGQQIAEVGNRGQSTGPHLHFEVHRGGLYADRSNPVPWLEQRGVSLGGSCS; this comes from the coding sequence TTGGCGACCCTGCACCACCTGCACCACCCGACCGGGCCCACGCGGACGACCGGGCGTTTCCGCCGGACCGGACGGCGGGCGGCCGCGCTGACCGCGCTGCTGGCCGTCCCGTGGCTCGGCGCCGGGCCGGCCCTCGCGGCCCCCGGCGCGGCCGTCGACGTGCAGTCCGAGCACGACCGCGTCGCCGCCGAGGTCGCCGGGATCGAGCAGCGGGTGCGGGAGGCCGAGGACCGCCTGCAGCAGATGACGCTCGAGGCCGAGGAGGCCAGCGGGACGGTCCTCGCCACGCAGGCCGCGCTCGCCACGGCCCAGCAGCACGCCGAGGCCACCGCGGCGGAGCTCGCCGCCGTCCGGGCAGTCGTGGCGCGCACCCAGGACGACGTCGCGACCCTCGGCCGGGAGGCGTACATGGGTGGTGACGAGTCGCTCAGCGAGATGGAGATGGTCCTGGACGCCGACGGGCCCGGCGAGCTCCTCCAGCAGGCCGCGACGCTCGACCTGCTGGGCGAGCAGCGGGCCCGGACCCTCGAGGAGATGAGGGTGGTCGAGGCCCGGGAGGCCCAGCTCGACCGCGAGGCCCGGGCGGCCGTGGCGGAGCGGGACGCGGCCGCCCGCGCGGCGCACGAGGCCCAGGTGGCCGCCGACGCCCTGCTCGCCGAAGCCCAGGCCGACTTCGACGCGCTCGCGGCGGAGAAGGCAGCTCTCGACGGTCAGCTGCGCGACGCGGAGATCAGGCTCCTGTCGGTGCAGGGCACCGCCGACCCCGTCGCCACGTGGGACCAGCGGGAAGCCGCCGAGCAGACGGTCAGCACGCTGTCCGCCGCCGGCGGTGGCATCGCGCCGACCCAGGGCCGCGTGACCTCCTGCTACGGGGCCCGGTGGGGGACCATGCACCTCGGTCTGGACATCGCCGCGCCGATCGGCACCCCCGTCCTCGCGCCGGAGTCCGGTGTCGTCCTCCAGGCGGGGCCGGCCAGCGGCTTCGGCCTGGCCGTGGCGATCCAGCACCCCGACGGCGCCATCACCGTCTACGGCCACGTCAACCAGTTCTTCGTGAACCCCGGTGAGGTCGTGGGCGCCGGGCAGCAGATCGCGGAGGTCGGCAACCGGGGTCAGTCCACCGGCCCGCACCTGCACTTCGAGGTGCACCGCGGTGGCCTGTACGCCGATCGGTCGAACCCGGTGCCGTGGCTGGAGCAGCGCGGCGTCTCGCTGGGGGGCAGCTGCAGCTGA
- a CDS encoding maleylpyruvate isomerase N-terminal domain-containing protein, translating into MGGHQGMAGAGRDEVAGMVLGAWDEFLARAGSVDLDRRSRLPGWRAHDICVHLGCWDDHAALADLIASARSGGRGTPPDPDAVNARVTAAHRDASREEVLAALRRNREATTRYLHEEPTELDTAPTVSVVGRLPLLSVVLGQAYELAVHGLDLVSCGAEPPSAAVLQSGLAALTDVTGALAASTGIRGRVTLATPDGGWGFAADGNGWQVHRVPAGVVEGPAVEGAADLLLDAASGRVNPVPAAARRRLKVHDVGGLLQLAPIVQQVPGIPGGPILQLAARTVGGAGGVVGRLFGRGQ; encoded by the coding sequence GTGGGCGGACACCAGGGGATGGCCGGCGCGGGCCGGGACGAGGTCGCCGGGATGGTGCTCGGCGCGTGGGACGAGTTCCTCGCGCGGGCCGGATCGGTGGACCTGGACCGGCGCTCACGGCTGCCCGGCTGGCGGGCGCACGACATCTGCGTGCATCTGGGCTGCTGGGACGACCACGCCGCGCTGGCGGACCTGATCGCCTCCGCCCGCTCCGGTGGACGTGGCACCCCGCCCGATCCCGACGCCGTGAACGCCCGGGTCACGGCCGCGCACCGGGACGCCTCCCGCGAGGAGGTGCTGGCCGCGCTGCGGCGCAACCGGGAGGCCACCACCCGGTACCTCCACGAGGAGCCGACGGAGCTCGACACCGCGCCGACGGTCTCCGTCGTCGGGCGGCTGCCGCTGCTCAGCGTCGTCCTCGGGCAGGCCTACGAGCTCGCCGTGCACGGGCTGGACCTCGTGTCGTGCGGAGCCGAGCCACCGTCTGCGGCCGTGCTGCAGTCCGGCCTGGCAGCCCTCACCGACGTGACGGGAGCGCTGGCGGCCTCGACGGGGATCCGTGGCCGGGTCACCCTGGCCACGCCGGACGGCGGCTGGGGCTTCGCCGCCGACGGGAACGGGTGGCAGGTGCACCGGGTGCCGGCCGGCGTGGTCGAGGGCCCGGCCGTCGAGGGAGCGGCCGATCTCCTGCTCGACGCCGCCTCCGGGCGGGTGAACCCGGTGCCGGCGGCCGCCCGGCGCAGGCTGAAGGTCCACGACGTCGGCGGGCTGCTCCAGCTGGCGCCCATCGTGCAGCAGGTGCCCGGCATCCCGGGCGGGCCGATCCTGCAGCTGGCCGCCCGCACGGTGGGCGGGGCGGGGGGCGTGGTCGGCCGGCTGTTCGGCCGCGGTCAGTAG
- a CDS encoding VTT domain-containing protein gives MRAARQDVWLRAAALAALLLGGAVAALVVDLPSPDRLRAWLDAAGAGGWALLVAALTLVLLAPVPRSVLSVLAGAVLGFGPGLAVALAGGVLAGLAAFGLGRVLGRPAAARLAGPRLQRADQFFTGRGFTAVLVGRLIPVIPFAVLSYGSGLSGVRPVPYLAATAVGLVPSTVVQVGIGASAGFVVSRLSTITTVPVVAVVVLLVLAGGLAWWHRRRAGERQRY, from the coding sequence GTGCGTGCGGCGAGGCAGGACGTCTGGCTGCGCGCCGCCGCGCTGGCCGCGCTGCTGCTCGGCGGTGCGGTGGCGGCGCTCGTCGTCGACCTGCCGTCCCCCGACCGGCTCCGCGCCTGGCTCGACGCGGCCGGCGCGGGTGGCTGGGCGCTTCTGGTCGCCGCGCTGACGCTGGTGCTCCTGGCCCCCGTGCCCCGGTCGGTGCTCTCGGTGCTGGCCGGCGCGGTCCTCGGCTTCGGCCCCGGGCTGGCCGTGGCGCTCGCCGGCGGGGTGCTGGCCGGTCTCGCCGCCTTCGGGCTCGGCCGCGTGCTCGGCCGGCCCGCCGCCGCCCGGCTGGCGGGGCCCCGTCTCCAGCGCGCCGACCAGTTCTTCACCGGCCGCGGGTTCACCGCCGTGCTCGTGGGCCGGCTCATTCCGGTGATCCCGTTCGCGGTGCTCAGCTACGGGTCGGGTCTCAGCGGCGTCCGGCCGGTGCCCTACCTGGCGGCGACCGCCGTCGGGCTGGTCCCGAGCACGGTGGTGCAGGTCGGCATCGGCGCCTCGGCCGGGTTCGTCGTGTCCCGGCTGTCCACGATCACGACCGTGCCGGTCGTCGCCGTCGTCGTCCTGCTCGTGCTGGCCGGTGGTCTCGCGTGGTGGCACCGGCGGCGGGCGGGGGAGCGGCAGCGCTACTGA
- a CDS encoding alpha/beta hydrolase, with protein sequence MSRAELAVSGGAGGVEADLADLETLARSSAALAELLAGTSGACHAVLVDPDLLASALLDPGGVARFDAALLGVLEGPSGLTALAAGLAARAVVLHAAAAAYAAADAALAELADDLRWASGFFWPVTVGGLLVTGTGRAIGDPAGADQEIGVLLADPERWLTEHPGLVDDVAGALPGLGGLANVLTIGVAAPWLGGGDVGSAARRLGRLWPDGAPVVSQLPDDDRTAVVTPPRGVDDLLRALDARAGGAGPGQDTVAVRVLTSADGSTAYIVDIPGTRDWNPPSASVNPRTDDLGTNLRVLGGGVTTRQRAIAEALRRAGAGPADPVMLVGHSQGGMVAAQAASDAGTPDFDFDVRSVVTAGSPIARADIPASVQVLALENAYDVVPRLDSRPNDDSPNVTTVIFEVQHGDIGDNHGLEQAYRPAARAVDRSGDPSITAFRAAAAPFLAGPGSGTTVVAHVYAIGRR encoded by the coding sequence ATGAGCAGGGCTGAGCTGGCGGTCAGCGGGGGCGCCGGTGGCGTCGAGGCCGACCTGGCCGACCTGGAGACCCTCGCGCGCAGCAGCGCCGCGCTGGCCGAGCTGCTGGCCGGCACCAGCGGCGCCTGCCACGCGGTGCTGGTCGATCCGGACCTGCTGGCCTCCGCGCTGCTCGACCCGGGCGGCGTCGCCCGGTTCGACGCGGCACTGCTCGGGGTGCTGGAGGGGCCGAGCGGGCTGACGGCGCTGGCCGCCGGGCTGGCCGCGCGGGCCGTGGTGCTGCACGCCGCGGCGGCCGCCTACGCGGCCGCCGACGCCGCGCTGGCCGAGCTGGCCGACGACCTGCGCTGGGCGAGCGGCTTCTTCTGGCCGGTCACGGTGGGCGGGCTGCTCGTCACGGGCACCGGCCGCGCAATCGGCGACCCGGCCGGTGCGGACCAGGAGATCGGCGTCCTGCTCGCAGACCCGGAGCGCTGGCTCACCGAGCACCCCGGCCTGGTGGACGACGTGGCCGGCGCCCTGCCCGGGCTGGGTGGACTGGCGAACGTGCTGACCATCGGCGTGGCCGCTCCGTGGCTCGGTGGCGGGGACGTCGGCTCGGCGGCCCGTCGGCTCGGCCGGCTGTGGCCCGACGGCGCCCCCGTCGTCAGCCAGCTCCCCGATGACGACCGCACCGCGGTGGTCACGCCGCCGCGAGGGGTCGACGACCTGCTGCGCGCGCTCGACGCCCGCGCCGGCGGGGCGGGCCCCGGGCAGGACACCGTCGCCGTGCGGGTGCTCACCTCCGCCGACGGCAGCACCGCGTACATCGTCGACATCCCCGGCACCCGCGACTGGAACCCTCCGAGCGCGTCGGTCAACCCGCGGACCGACGACCTGGGCACCAACCTCCGCGTGCTGGGGGGCGGCGTCACGACCAGGCAGCGGGCGATCGCCGAGGCCCTCCGGCGGGCGGGGGCCGGGCCGGCCGACCCGGTGATGCTGGTCGGCCACAGCCAGGGCGGCATGGTGGCCGCGCAGGCCGCCTCCGACGCCGGCACCCCGGACTTCGACTTCGACGTGCGCAGCGTGGTCACGGCCGGTTCGCCGATCGCCCGTGCCGACATCCCGGCGTCCGTGCAGGTGCTGGCGCTGGAGAACGCGTACGACGTCGTGCCGCGGCTGGACAGCCGCCCGAACGACGACAGCCCGAACGTCACGACCGTGATCTTCGAGGTCCAGCACGGCGACATCGGGGACAACCACGGGCTCGAGCAGGCCTACCGGCCGGCCGCCCGTGCGGTCGACCGGAGCGGCGATCCCTCGATCACCGCGTTCCGTGCCGCCGCCGCCCCGTTCCTCGCCGGGCCGGGCAGCGGCACCACGGTGGTCGCCCACGTCTACGCGATCGGCAGGCGGTGA
- a CDS encoding acyl carrier protein has translation MSTQEIQSGLAEILEEVAGVAPADATPEKSFTDDLDVDSLSMVEIATAVEDKFGVAIPDDQLANIKTVGDAITFIEKNQG, from the coding sequence GTGAGCACCCAGGAGATCCAGTCCGGTCTGGCCGAGATCCTGGAGGAGGTCGCCGGGGTGGCACCCGCCGACGCCACCCCGGAGAAGTCCTTCACCGACGACCTCGACGTCGACTCGCTGTCGATGGTCGAGATCGCCACCGCCGTCGAGGACAAGTTCGGCGTCGCCATCCCCGACGACCAGCTGGCCAACATCAAGACGGTCGGCGACGCGATCACCTTCATCGAGAAGAACCAGGGCTGA
- a CDS encoding GGDEF domain-containing protein, translating into MIERAAHDRRAGSPAPSERPSSGFLRRALTGVRNGLYRPLAGDDARVTYWVRHVRIGVLLTELAALAVTAHVLLTDGLAARDRALLALATVVLVCTPAILLLPLAAMMRDWRGPTLFYAWTLASAAVVIIATRLDGGAGSPLDALVFLVLAYTAVAYPPQGVVAMGSLITVGHLLLVDLPGLSAGGLFFAAITGVFTVVCAMSSANSWAAYDRHVLLIRTQELLASTDALTGAPNRRLFRERVSAAVDAAAWGHQSVLCLVDLDGFTTVNDAGGHAAGDALLSAVATALGGAVRETDTVARLGGDEFGVLADVTAGFSAEALAERLRAAVALTGTRYRVTASVGVAEIEPGDEVEDLLHRADVAMYRAKSGGGDRVSAVGG; encoded by the coding sequence GTGATCGAGCGAGCGGCACACGACCGCCGAGCGGGCAGTCCCGCGCCGTCCGAGCGGCCGTCCTCGGGCTTCCTGCGCCGCGCGCTGACCGGTGTCCGGAACGGTCTGTACCGTCCTCTCGCCGGGGACGACGCCCGCGTCACCTACTGGGTCCGGCACGTGCGGATCGGGGTGCTCCTCACGGAGTTGGCGGCCCTGGCGGTGACGGCCCACGTCCTGCTGACCGACGGCCTCGCCGCCCGGGACCGGGCGCTGCTGGCCCTCGCGACGGTGGTGCTCGTCTGCACGCCGGCGATCCTGCTGCTCCCGCTGGCGGCGATGATGCGCGACTGGCGCGGCCCCACGCTGTTCTACGCATGGACCCTCGCCTCCGCCGCCGTCGTGATCATCGCCACGCGCCTCGACGGTGGTGCCGGCAGCCCGCTCGACGCGCTCGTGTTCCTGGTCCTCGCCTACACGGCCGTCGCGTACCCGCCCCAGGGCGTCGTGGCCATGGGCAGCCTGATCACCGTCGGCCACCTGCTGCTGGTCGACCTGCCGGGGCTCAGCGCCGGCGGACTCTTCTTCGCGGCGATCACGGGCGTCTTCACGGTGGTCTGCGCGATGTCGTCGGCCAACTCGTGGGCCGCCTACGACCGCCACGTGCTCCTGATCCGCACCCAGGAGCTGCTCGCGTCCACCGATGCGCTCACCGGGGCCCCCAACCGGCGGCTCTTCCGCGAGCGCGTGTCCGCCGCGGTCGACGCCGCGGCCTGGGGCCACCAGTCGGTCCTGTGCCTGGTCGACCTCGACGGCTTCACGACGGTCAACGACGCCGGCGGGCACGCCGCGGGCGACGCGTTGCTCAGCGCCGTCGCCACGGCGCTGGGTGGGGCGGTCCGCGAGACCGACACCGTCGCCCGGCTGGGAGGCGACGAGTTCGGCGTCCTGGCCGACGTGACCGCCGGCTTCTCCGCCGAGGCGCTCGCCGAGCGGTTGCGGGCGGCGGTCGCGCTCACCGGCACCCGGTACCGGGTCACCGCGAGCGTGGGCGTGGCGGAGATCGAGCCGGGCGACGAGGTGGAGGACCTCCTGCACCGGGCCGACGTCGCCATGTACCGGGCCAAGAGCGGTGGTGGCGATCGGGTGAGCGCGGTCGGGGGCTGA
- a CDS encoding DUF3145 domain-containing protein — translation MQRRSTQGVVFVHACPKALCQHVEWALERVVGAPVSLSWADQPAAHGSYRAEVAWTGAPGTGAKLVAALRAWPMLRFEVTEEASHGNDGERMSYVPGHGVFRAPTSANGDLIVTEQQLRHLAATASSIEAFRHGVDQLLGAAWDADLEVYRHAGDGSPVTWLHQVV, via the coding sequence GTGCAGCGACGGTCTACCCAGGGTGTCGTCTTCGTGCACGCGTGCCCGAAGGCGCTCTGCCAGCACGTCGAGTGGGCGCTGGAACGCGTCGTCGGCGCGCCGGTCTCCCTGTCATGGGCTGACCAGCCCGCCGCGCACGGTTCCTACCGTGCTGAAGTGGCATGGACCGGTGCCCCCGGTACCGGCGCCAAGCTGGTCGCTGCGCTGCGCGCGTGGCCGATGCTGCGCTTCGAGGTCACCGAGGAAGCCAGTCACGGCAACGACGGCGAGCGGATGTCCTACGTGCCCGGGCACGGGGTTTTCCGGGCGCCGACGAGCGCCAACGGCGACCTCATCGTCACCGAGCAGCAGCTGCGCCACCTGGCGGCCACCGCGAGCTCCATCGAGGCGTTCCGGCACGGGGTCGACCAGCTGCTCGGCGCGGCCTGGGACGCCGATCTCGAGGTCTACCGGCACGCCGGCGACGGTAGCCCGGTCACCTGGCTCCACCAGGTCGTGTAG